The segment TCGCGCTCCCGCCGCACCCCCTCGGCGTCGAGCAGCCCGAGGGCCTGCCGGTCGGCGATGTCCCGTCCGGCCCAGAACGCCGCAAAGGTCGGCATGTCGTGGGTGTTCACGCCGGCCAGGGCGTGCGGCGGGACGGGCGGCAGAGGCGGCGTTGCAGGCCGGGCCTCGTACTGCGCCACGTACATCCCGTACAGGCCGTGGCGCCGCATCGCCCTCCGGATGTAGCCCGGGACCGTCCCCAGGTCCTCACCCGCAATGGCGACGCGGTGGCGGTGCGACTCCACCGAGAGCAGCGCGTACAACTCCTCGGCCGGGTAGCGCACGTAGGCTCCGTCGCGCGCCTCCATCCCTTCGGGCACCCAGAAGAGGCGGTGCAGGGCCATGACGTGGTCGATGCGCAGCAGCCCGGCATGGCGCAGGTGGTGGCGCAGCACGGCCACCAGGTACCGGTAGCCTTGGGCGCGCAGCCGCACCGGATGCAGCGGCGGGAAGCCCCAGACCTGACCGCGCGTGAAGAAGGGATCCGGGGGCGCGCCGCCCGAGACCCCCACGGCGAAGACCTCGCGTTCCCGCCAGACGTCGTACCCGTCCGGGTGGACGCCCAGCGGCAGGTCGAGGTAGAGGCCGGGGCCGCGCTCTCGGGCGCGGCGGGCCAGGGCGGCGATCTGGGTCTCGGCCAGCCACTGCGCGTAGAGGTAGGTGTGGTAGGCGGCCTCGTCGTGGTCGCCCGGCCGCACGGTGCCGTCGCGCAGCGGCGCCGGCCACTCCCGCCAGGGACGTCGCTGCCGCTCCAGGGCGGCGCGGAAGCGGGCGTAATCGGCCAGGACGGGGTGGCCCCGCGCCCACGCCTCCAGCATCTCGCGGCGGCTCGGGTCGGCGAAGGCGCACCGGGCCAGTGCCTGCAGGACCGCACGCTGCGCCGCCATTTCCGCCGGGAGGTCGACGAGGCGCCCCGTCGCAGGACGCCGCCGGCGCAGGTGCTCTTGCGCCTCGGCGCACCCGGCCAGCTCCGGCGCGCGGGCGACGTCGACGTACAGCTCGTTCCAGCAGAGCCGGCTGACCGGTGCATAGGGGCTCGGCTCGAAGGGCTCGTCGAGGAAGGCGGCCAGCAGCGGGAGGGTGGCCACGACACCTCCGCCGAGGCCGTTCACCCACTCGAGGACCGCCCCCAGCCCTCCGACGTGCGCCACCGGTTCGCGGGCGGACCACAGGGCGTACAGCGGGACGAAGACGCCCCACAGGCGCGTCTGCGGTGGAAAGGTCCACACGCGCCGGGGGGCGGCGATGACGAGCGCCGCTCCCCGGCGCCGCCCGACCTGCAGGCGGAGGTGGTGGTAGCCGGTGGGCAGGTGTTCCAGGAGCAGCGGCCGGCCTCCCTCCACGCGTCCCTCGAGCCGCCCACCGTCTTCGAGCTCGAGGTGCCACTCCCCACCGCGCGCGCCCCCACCGCCCGCCCTGCCGCCCCCATCGCCAGCCACCGTCACCCGCAGCCGCCCTGCCCAGGCGACGAGCACGGGTTCGCACAGGCGCGCGGCCGCCTGGCTGCCGACCGCGCGCAGCGCCTCGGAGGCCTCCGCCGCGCGCGTGAGCGGAGCGCCCAGGATCCGCAGGACCTGGAGGAGGGTCTCGCGGGGGACGACGCGGCGACGCCCGGACGCGTCGACGTAGGCGGGCAGGACGCCGCAGTGGACCGCGAGGCGGACGAGGTCGGCGGTCTCACCGGGCATGGCCGGGTGCAGCCCGCGCCCGGAACCACTCCACCGTGCGCCGCAACCCCTCCTCCAGCGAGACCGCGGCGCGCCACCCCAG is part of the Armatimonadota bacterium genome and harbors:
- the malQ gene encoding 4-alpha-glucanotransferase — translated: MPGETADLVRLAVHCGVLPAYVDASGRRRVVPRETLLQVLRILGAPLTRAAEASEALRAVGSQAAARLCEPVLVAWAGRLRVTVAGDGGGRAGGGGARGGEWHLELEDGGRLEGRVEGGRPLLLEHLPTGYHHLRLQVGRRRGAALVIAAPRRVWTFPPQTRLWGVFVPLYALWSAREPVAHVGGLGAVLEWVNGLGGGVVATLPLLAAFLDEPFEPSPYAPVSRLCWNELYVDVARAPELAGCAEAQEHLRRRRPATGRLVDLPAEMAAQRAVLQALARCAFADPSRREMLEAWARGHPVLADYARFRAALERQRRPWREWPAPLRDGTVRPGDHDEAAYHTYLYAQWLAETQIAALARRARERGPGLYLDLPLGVHPDGYDVWREREVFAVGVSGGAPPDPFFTRGQVWGFPPLHPVRLRAQGYRYLVAVLRHHLRHAGLLRIDHVMALHRLFWVPEGMEARDGAYVRYPAEELYALLSVESHRHRVAIAGEDLGTVPGYIRRAMRRHGLYGMYVAQYEARPATPPLPPVPPHALAGVNTHDMPTFAAFWAGRDIADRQALGLLDAEGVRRERERREALRRHLVAFLRRGGWLGAAPARQAWKAGGGTVDRARTVLHGVLRWLAASPAHLLLVTLEDLWLERDPQNVPGTGPERPNWRRRLRYPAERFTRLPSVVAILQEIDRMRRAARDVDARPVIRRWTAAAPAEAGSPRRAGRGESP